One genomic segment of Anguilla anguilla isolate fAngAng1 chromosome 2, fAngAng1.pri, whole genome shotgun sequence includes these proteins:
- the si:dkey-191m6.4 gene encoding rho GTPase-activating protein 22 isoform X2 produces MGLGCCKAKKDHPSQAQGGVGEKDRAAISHEAFLLMANSQTDMDDWVKAIRRVIWSPFGGGIFGQRLEDTVQYEKKFGHRLAPLLVEQCVDFIREQGLNEEGLFRMPGQANLVKELQDAFDCGDKPLFDSNTDVHTVASLLKLYLRELPEPVVPFAKYQDFLTCAQLLGKDEEEGMQELTKQVKTLPQANYNLLKYICKFLDEVQSHANENKMSVQNLATVFGPNILRPKMEDPVTIMEGTSMVQHLMTVLISEHTRLFVCRDREDPVVQLEVRAQGQHSTVGWISEEDLHGYPMTERGANSADDLNGSSSSLDIVASRLVPQGKGEGESEGSSPAVGTGVVSPSKQVKSLPTWKYSFKGSGSRPNPAKVGLGGSSVDVSSLSGGNWLLNGLSSLRGHRRTSSGERVRDSGSSQRLSTYDNVTSSSLSVPSVASAPWSTSSCDISVPDSTSELSGSSDCGKGEWPESEGDRGGAEERASETGDSSEAGLELRVPCGGHSECRDVTSDPAMPHATDDGHSKALTELVEELREELRMQKLTYETRIRKLEESSAALCVQMEKLEHEMDQERKKQRMLEIKLRNSERAREDAENRNRVLQEEMEQFFSTLGDLTLGARTSNI; encoded by the exons ATGGGGCTGGGGTGCTGCAAGGCAAAGAAGGACCATCCGAGCCAAGCCCAAG gtggggTTGGGGAGAAGGACCGAGCGGCCATCAGTCATGAAGCCTTCCTGCTCATGGCTAACTCTCAGACCGACATGGACGACTGGGTCAAAGCCATTCGTCGTGTCATCTGGTCTCCCTTCGGAGGAG GGATATTCGGCCAGCGGCTGGAGGACACTGTACAGTACGAGAAGAAGTTTGGCCACCGGCTGGCTCCACTGCTGGTGGAACAGTGCGTGGACTTCATAAGGGAACAGGGTCTGAATGAAGAGGGCCTCTTTCGGATGCCCGGACAGGCCAACCTCGTTAAAGAGCTACAGGACGCCTTTGATTGCGGGGACAAACCTCTTTTTGACAG CAACACAGATGTCCACACGGTGGCGTCCCTCCTGAAGCTGTACCTCCGCGAGCTTCCGGAGCCGGTCGTCCCCTTCGCCAAGTACCAGGACTTTCTCACCTGTGCTCAGCTGCTTGGCAAGGATGAGGAAGAG GGAATGCAGGAGCTGACAAAACAAGTGAAAACTCTTCCTCAGGCCAATTATAACCTTCTGAAATACATATGCAA ATTCCTTGATGAAGTTCAATctcatgcaaatgaaaataaaatgagcgTCCAGAACTTAGCCACAGTGTTTGGACCAAATATCCTACGTCCTAAAATGGAGGACCCTGTGACCATTATGGAAG GAACATCTATGGTGCAGCACCTTATGACTGTCCTGATCAGTGAACATACCCGGCTGTTTGTTTGCCGGGACAGGGAGGACCCAGTGGTACAGCTGGAGGTCAGGGCACAGggtcagcacagcacagtggggtGGATCTCTGAAGAGGACCTCCACGGATACCCTATGACAGAGAGGGGCGCCAACTCGGCCGATGACCTGAATGGAAGCTCCTCCTCTTTGGATATTGTTGCCTCCAGGCTGGTTCCTCAGGGCAAAGGGGAGGGGGAATCAGAGGGGTCCAGCCCAGCAGTGGGAACAGGGGTGGTCAGCCCCAGCAAGCAGGTGAAGTCTCTCCCCACCTGGAAATACTCCTTCAAGGGCTCGGGCTCACGTCCCAACCCAGCTAAAGTGGGACTGGGTGGCTCCTCCGTGGACGTCTCCAGCCTGTCGGGGGGAAACTGGCTGTTGAATGGACTGTCCTCCTTGAGGGGACACCGCCGTACCTCCTCAGGGGAGCGGGTCAGAGACTCAGGGTCATCCCAGAGACTGTCCACTTACGACAATGTGACCTCATCCAGCCTGAGCGTGCCCAGTGTGGCCAGCGCCCCCTGGTCCACCTCCTCCTGTGACATCTCCGTGCCGGATTCGACCAGCGAACTCTCGGGTTCCTCGGACTGCGGGAAGGGGGAGTGGCCGGAGTCCGAGGGGGATCGGGGCGGAGCCGAAGAGAGGGCATCGGAGACAGGGGACAGTAGCGAGGCAGGGCTGGAGCTCCGTGTCCCCTGTGGAGGACACAGCGAGTGCAGGGACGTGACCTCCGACCCTGCCATGCCTCATGCCACTGACGATGGCCACTCAAAAGCACTTACCGAACTGGTGGAGGAACTGAGGGAAGAGCTGAGGATGCAGAAGCTAACCTACGAGACCCGGATTAGAAA gctggAGGAGTCAAGTGCAGCCCTGTGTGTCCAGATGGAGAAGCTGGAGCACGAGATGGACCAGGAGAGGAAGAAGCAGAGGATGCTGGAGATCAAGCTGCGGAACTCGGAGCGCGCTCGGGAGGACGCGGAGAACCGGAACCGCgtcctgcaggaggagatggAGCAGTTCTTCTCCACACTGGGGGACCTGACTCTGGGTGCACGGACCAGCAACATATGA